The sequence below is a genomic window from Sneathiella marina.
AATGAGTTGGGTTGGTGATAACGACATCAGCTGTCGGAACGGCTTGCATCATTCGCTGACGGGATCGTTCCATGCGAATGGCCCGCAACCTCGACTTAATCATCGGATCGCCTTCCGTCTGCTTATGCTCGTCCTTTATCTCCTGTTTGGTCATCCGCAGTTCTTTATGATGATTGAACCTCTGATACATAAAATCCAAGCCCGCAACCACACTCATTACGGCGACAACGCCCGCCAGCAACAGGAGGGATTGGTCCTGTATCAGTTCCAGAACTTGCGGTATATCATATGACACGATAACCGGCAGTTCTTCCATTCTTGGTGAAACGAAAAGGAAGGCAATGCCACCAACCAAAGAGATTTTCAAAATTCCTTTCAGAAACTCCATCACAGACTTCAGCGAAAACAAACGCTTCATGCCTTTTAACAGGGAAAGTTTTTCAAGCTTAGGTTTAATCCGCTCGGCGGAAAAAACCGGTTTATGTTGGACGACATTTCCCAAAAATCCGGCCAGCATCAACACACCGATGGCCGGGGCAACCACCACCACAACCGCCCAGCCAAGATCCCCGAAAAGGGTTCCCAGATGGTATCTGTCCATTGGGATGGCGTGAGGTTGCTCGACAAATTTCAGCAAATCAAATGTTAGTGAGTTGCCCAGCCCGGCAATGAAGATCATGACAACAATTGTTATCCCGATGGTCATAAACCAATGGCCAACCTCCTGAGATTTTGGCACCTGCCCTTTCTTAAAGGCATCCTCCAGTTTCTTGGCGGTCGGCTCCTCAGTTTTTTGGGCATCATCCTTGTCGTCTGCCATGTTTCCCTAAGCCCCCAGAAAGCGGATCAACGCTTGTTCGTAGTAGTTCAGGAACCACATCATTCCGGCGCCAATGGTAATCGATAAAATCGCAAATGAAAGGACAATCTGCAACGGCATGGCGACGAAAAAAACCTGGACCTGCGGCATCAATCTGTTGATGAGCCCAACGCCAATGTAAAATGTCAAACCGAACACCAGGAACGGGGACGCGATCTGAAATCCCAGTTTAAAGGATCCCTGCACGAAATTCGAAACCAGCATACTCAAATCACCGAGAGGCGGCAATTCACCCACCGGGAAAATTGTATAACTGGCAAATGTTCCCTGCAAAAACAGATAGTGCAAATCCGTTACAAAAATCATGGTCAGAGCCAACATGGTCAGAAACGTACTCGTGATGGCGCCTTGCGTCATTTGTCCTGGGTCAAAGAATTGTGCAGCCGCCAGGCCGGATTGTTGCGCAATGATTGTCCCAGCCACATGAAGACTACTGAGGACCATACGGAGTGCACCCCCCATGATCAATCCAATCAGCACCTCTCCGGTTAGCAGTAAAAGCAGTTCAACAGGCGATGCAGGTTCGGACGGAATTTTATCGGCAACAAATTGCACGACTAAAAAACTGACTGCCAGGGCAATTGCGAGGCGGACGCGCGGGTTGACAAAACCTTCGCCAAATCCCGGTGCGGCCATGAATGCTGTCCCAAGGCGGGTAAAAACAAGAAGAAACGCAAAGATATTTATGGTGAGGAACTCATCGAGCATTTACACAGCACCAAGTGTCATAAGGCTGAAATCCGTTGCGCTATTTGCTCCATGAAACCAATCATTGTTGAAATCATGAAAGGCATAAAAACAATCAACGATAAAAACATAACCAGGATTTTAGGAACAAATGCCAGGGTCATTTCCTGAATTTGCGTCAACGCCTGAATTAGCGCAACAACTAGACCTACTAACAACGCAACGAGCATTACGGGGGCAGCCACCGCCAGTAGAACCCAAATCGCTTCACGCGCCACATCAACGACATCTGTCGGAGTCATTTTGCTTAAATCCTTGTGCTGTATTTTACTTTACAGCCTAGATTGGCATTTTAATGATGTCTTGATAAGCCTGAATTACGCGATCACGGACAGCAACAACAGTTTCCAGGGTCGCTTCTGCATTACTGACGGCCGTCACAATGTCGGCTAAGCCGGCAGTTCCCGTCGTCGCATCCAGGCTAACCTGTTCAGATGCCACACCATTTTCGATTGCCGCACCACTGGCATCTGACAGCATTTCGGCAAAACTTTGTCCGTTGACAACTTCATCGGTTCCGACGGCAGTGCCGGAATTTTTTCCGCTGGCGCTATTTGCCATGGACTTTGAATAGGCTTGTGTCGCTGATATCGCGCTTGTATCCACCATTCTCGTTTCTTTCGTTCAGTTCTTACTTAAGGATATCCAAGGTCCGCATGATCATCTTTTTAGATGCATCGATAACCCCCAGATTGGCCTGATAAGAGCGTTGGGTTTCTTTCATATCCATCATCTCAACCAGCGAATTAACATTGGGCAATTTGATATATCCATCCTCATTCGCCGCCGGATGACTTGGTTCGAACTTCAAGTCAAATTCTGATTTGTCTTCTGTGATCCGCCCGACCTGGACTTTCGTCACGCCATTCTCACGATCCAGCACATTCTTGAATGAAAGCACTTTACGGCGATAAGGGTCCTCATTCGCGGTTTTGCCAACAGAATCCTTATTCGCCAGGTTTTCCGATATAATCTGCATGCGCTTGCCCTGAGCGTGCATGCCCGAGGCGGAAACTGACATTGTCTTGAGTAAATCCATGACGTTTTATCCTCTCTTCGGCCTCTATCGACGGCCAAGGGCTGTTTTCAACATCCCTAAATTTTTCTTGTACAATGTGGTTGTAAGCTCGTACTGAATTTGTGTTTCTGCAACTTTCATCATTTCTTCTTCAAGAATGACGGCATTTCCGGTTGGTGTAACTTCGCTAACATCCTTGTTCACACGCGTTTCATAATTAATGCTTTCCCTCACATGAATATGCGAACCATTAGTCCGATTAATGCGAAAGCGTTGTTCCTCAGGCTTCGCAATCATCTCTTTGAATTCAAGAGGCTTTAGATCTTTGGCGCGGTAGTTTGGCGTATCCGCATTGGCGACATTCTGCGACAACACTTTTTGCCGTGCTGTCAGCCACTTCATGCGTTCCGTTAAGGCCGCGAATAGAGGAATTTTTTCCAAATTCATGATGTAGATCACTTTATCAATGCGGTTTTTCCTGAACGTAGGCTATTCAATGATCGTTAATATTCCGTAAAAATACGAAAGCGAAAGTCAATCAGACATAAAAAAACGCCACCATATTTGGCAGCGTTTTCTTTATCTTTGATTGATGTGCGTATAAGCGTCAGGCCGCTTCCCAGGCTTCCGGTTCATATTTCACTATGCAATCTGCAAATTTTTCGATCATTGGCTCGATGACTTCCTTCGCTGAAACCAGCATATCATCCACATGCAGCGTCGCCTCAACGACAGTGGCACCACTCTCGGTCACTGCTTCCTGAGCGTCCTCTATTACAATTACGGAGCGATCTTCCAACAACTCTGCATCAGCAAGAATTTTCGGTGCATCGTCCAGCAATGCAACAGGTTTGTTATCTTCCATAAATCCACGCATGAAACGAGCCGTTTGAGGATTTGCGATCAATCGGGCAACATGACGTGATCCACCCGGAATAACGACGGCGTCATAGTGGTGGGACATGGATGTAGAAAGATGCGCATTTGCTGGAAAGAAATGTCCCCAACCATTACCATGCCAGCTGTTCACTACACCTTTTTCCGGAGAGACAATTTTGACTTCCGCGCCGGTTGCGACCAGGTTTTTATGTAAACCGGTCATGTGTG
It includes:
- the fliR gene encoding flagellar biosynthetic protein FliR — its product is MLDEFLTINIFAFLLVFTRLGTAFMAAPGFGEGFVNPRVRLAIALAVSFLVVQFVADKIPSEPASPVELLLLLTGEVLIGLIMGGALRMVLSSLHVAGTIIAQQSGLAAAQFFDPGQMTQGAITSTFLTMLALTMIFVTDLHYLFLQGTFASYTIFPVGELPPLGDLSMLVSNFVQGSFKLGFQIASPFLVFGLTFYIGVGLINRLMPQVQVFFVAMPLQIVLSFAILSITIGAGMMWFLNYYEQALIRFLGA
- the fliQ gene encoding flagellar biosynthesis protein FliQ, coding for MTPTDVVDVAREAIWVLLAVAAPVMLVALLVGLVVALIQALTQIQEMTLAFVPKILVMFLSLIVFMPFMISTMIGFMEQIAQRISAL
- the flgC gene encoding flagellar basal body rod protein FlgC, coding for MDLLKTMSVSASGMHAQGKRMQIISENLANKDSVGKTANEDPYRRKVLSFKNVLDRENGVTKVQVGRITEDKSEFDLKFEPSHPAANEDGYIKLPNVNSLVEMMDMKETQRSYQANLGVIDASKKMIMRTLDILK
- the flgB gene encoding flagellar basal body rod protein FlgB; amino-acid sequence: MNLEKIPLFAALTERMKWLTARQKVLSQNVANADTPNYRAKDLKPLEFKEMIAKPEEQRFRINRTNGSHIHVRESINYETRVNKDVSEVTPTGNAVILEEEMMKVAETQIQYELTTTLYKKNLGMLKTALGRR
- a CDS encoding DJ-1/PfpI family protein produces the protein MSDMENVLNGKKIAILVANGFEESHMTGLHKNLVATGAEVKIVSPEKGVVNSWHGNGWGHFFPANAHLSTSMSHHYDAVVIPGGSRHVARLIANPQTARFMRGFMEDNKPVALLDDAPKILADAELLEDRSVIVIEDAQEAVTESGATVVEATLHVDDMLVSAKEVIEPMIEKFADCIVKYEPEAWEAA
- the flhB gene encoding flagellar biosynthesis protein FlhB; translation: MADDKDDAQKTEEPTAKKLEDAFKKGQVPKSQEVGHWFMTIGITIVVMIFIAGLGNSLTFDLLKFVEQPHAIPMDRYHLGTLFGDLGWAVVVVVAPAIGVLMLAGFLGNVVQHKPVFSAERIKPKLEKLSLLKGMKRLFSLKSVMEFLKGILKISLVGGIAFLFVSPRMEELPVIVSYDIPQVLELIQDQSLLLLAGVVAVMSVVAGLDFMYQRFNHHKELRMTKQEIKDEHKQTEGDPMIKSRLRAIRMERSRQRMMQAVPTADVVITNPTHFAVALKYSPDDERAPIVVAKGLDNIAFRIRDIANENEIPIVENPPLARALHKACDLDEEIPYEHFKAVAEIIGYVMRLNKQKYTK
- a CDS encoding flagellar hook-basal body complex protein FliE, encoding MVDTSAISATQAYSKSMANSASGKNSGTAVGTDEVVNGQSFAEMLSDASGAAIENGVASEQVSLDATTGTAGLADIVTAVSNAEATLETVVAVRDRVIQAYQDIIKMPI